The Saprospiraceae bacterium genome includes the window AGTGCATAGTGGCGGTGTTGCTGGAATGATAGGCAGCCCATTTAGGCAAGTCTTTGTGATTGGGATTGCCTGAGCGGGCAAAATTGATCCATGCCTGGCTGACTTTACCTGCTAAAACGTAAGCCTCCTTGGTGCCACCAGTCATCTCTTCGCAACGGGCGATATTATTGAACACAAAAGGCAATTCCATGCAATGCATCGCTTTGTATTTACCATCCAAAACGGGTGATTGCCAATCAAAAAGGTACATAAATACAGGCGCGCCGCCAGCAAGTGCCGATTTCGTATTGGCTTGAACCACCGCACCAGGTCGAAACAAGACATCCACATCAATCAGGTCCGTCGGTTTGGTATCGTTTGGATAGGCTTTTTTAACGGCTTTAATATAAGCCTCTGCCTTTTCGCCATGCTGCTTTTGGATATAAGCATTGATTTCTTCTGCTGTTTTATCGCTCATACCAGTGAACATAGAGCCAAACTCATTCTTAACCGTGCCGATCAGCAGTGGAATATCCTTTGACATTTCAAAAGCTTCATTTGAAAATAATTGATAGGGCAAAATAACTCCATCACGGCTTGGTCCCCAACTTAGCCCAAAACCAGTAACAGGCTTACCCTCCGCTGCCATTTTATCAGCAATCGTTTTTAATGCTTTTTTACCTGCGGCACTCAAGTCGGAAAAGGGAATATCTTGCAGTTTATCCACGTCTTTGGCATCAATCTTCAATTCCTTTAATACTTCTGTTGCGATCGCTTGTGTTTCTGTCTTTTCAAGCATGTCCATACGGAAGGAACCACTTTGATTAATTGCTTTGTGAAAAAGACCTTTGGCTGAGGGCATCGCCATCAATGTATTCACTTTTGCCCCACCGCCGGATTGGCCAAAAATGGTGACATTATTAGGGTCACCGCCAAAGTTTTCTATATTGTTTTTTACCCACTCCAACGCTGCTTTGATATCAATAATACTCAAATTGGCGGAGTTCTTATACTTTTCACCATAAGCGGACAGGTCCAAAAAGCCTAGGATATTTAAGCGGTGATTGATCGAAACGACCACCACATCTCCCTTTTTCGCTAAATTCTCGCCATCGTAGGAGGGCAATTCCTGCGAAGACCCTGCTGTAAAACCGCCACCGTGAATCCAAAACATGACCGGGCGTTTTTTGCCATCATTAATACCTGGTGACCATATATTAATGCGGAGACAATCTTCATTGGTATAACCCCAATCGTGGTGAAAAACAAACTCAGATTCGTCAAACACACTTATGGTAGGGTCCATTAGTGGCGCGACAGGTCCATAGGACAGGGAGCTTCGCACCCCTTCCCAGGGTTTTGGTTTCTGAGGCATTTCAAACCGCTTGGCCTCGGCATAGGGAATGCCTTTGTAGGTATAAATATCATGGTGAATATAGCCGCGAACTTTGCCCGACTCGGTATTGGCAACCGCCACATTAATGCCTGTTTTTAGTGGTTGCGCTGAAAGCACCTGCATGGTAAGGCAGGCAAACATAAATAAGGAGAAACGGAAATTAAATTTTCTCATAAAGTTGTTTTTTCGGTTGTAAGAAAAGATGTTTCACTTTGGTTTTCAAAAGCATACAAAGTTTAAAAAAGGAGAAACAATCAGTTTTTCCAAATAGAATCGATTGCTTGTTTCGCTAATTTCCCCATGATTTTATAAGCTTTCAAAGTGGGGTGAACGCCATCCTCTGCGATGTCGGGATTCATCCCATTTTGTTCATTTTTGAGTGCACTATGATAGTCAATGTAGGGAATTTGCTGCTGATCGGCAAAGGCTTTAATTCGCTGGTTCAGCTCGACAATCATAGCCGAACGGTCGCCTAGCGCCCGACGCCACTCAAATTTGGTTGCAGGAAGCACCGATCCCAAAATGACCTTGATGCTATTTGCACGGGCGATATCAACCATTGAGCGGATATTGCCCATTGTAAATGAGGGATCGTAGGGCCCGGTGTTTTCGGCAATGTCATTGGTACCGATGTGAATGACCACGGCCTGAGGCTGCAGCGCAACGACATCCTGCTGAAATCGCAAGAGTATTTGCGGGGAGGTTTGAGCGCTAATGCCTCTGCCGATATAGTTGTGCTGGATAAAAAAAGCGGAGTCGACTCTTGCCCAACCTTCTGTAATGGAATTTCCAATAAATACCACTCGTTTTTCCTCTGGTCGCGGAGGGGCTACCAGACGGTTGGCCGCCTTATAACGTTCCAGGCTGGCAAAATCTTTTCGGAAGCGCTCCCCTTCCATTGATTCGCCCCTTTCTATGGCTTCTTCCCCATAAAGTTTTTCATACTTACTGGGGTACAATTTTTTATTATAACCATGTAATTTCAGCCATTCCCAAAAGCGATCATGCCAGCTGTCGGTCGGCAGATTTTGCTTGCGCATGCCAAAGCCGTGGCCGCCTTTCTGGTAGATGTGCAATTCGGCAGGATGACCAGCATCAAACCATTTTTTATAAATATTGATACTGTAGGGCACCATGCCAAGTTGGTCATCACCTGCTACAGCTACAAAAATAGGCGTCTTTTCTGATGGCAAAGTAGCGCCAATGATAGCAGGTTCATAAGCATAAATGGGCGCTACAAAGTTGGGACGATTTTCGTCCGTTCCATTATACACCACCGACATGGTGAGCGTACCCCCAGCCGAGAAGCCCATGAAGCCAATCTTTCCAGGATCGACCTCAAAAGTCTTCGCATGGTCACGCACGTATTTTACAGCGGCCAGGCCATCTGCCATGGCCAAGGGGACAATGGGTGCATTTTCTTCATCTAGTTTTTTAAAATCACCCATTTTGCCCATCAATTCCTGTACAGGATCATCCGTCAAACTATGGGCAACCCGATATTTTAAGACAAAAGCAGCAATGCCTTTGCTGTTCAGCCATTTAGCCACCTCAATTCCTTCGTTGTTGATGCTAAGGGTGTGAAAAGCTCCGCCGGGCGCCACAATAACCGCCGTCCCAGTAGCCAGGTGATAGGGCGGCAGAAACGCTGTGAGCGTAGGTTGTACGACATTGTACACCACTTCTGTATTGAAAATATTCTTGGTGCTGATTTGTTCGCTCCACGTCCAGTGTTCTGACCCTGGCGCCTTGCCGTCGTAAAGTTGGATGACCTGTTGGGCCGAGCAAAAGGAGAAGAAACTAACCCATCCTAGGATACAAAACCATAGTTTTCGTTTCATTTCAAATCTTTTTGACGTCTAAATTACGCAATGATTCTCCGCTATGCACGAGATTCCCGTAGTTTTAAAACAAACAACAAGGCCAAGACACCCAAAACGGCCGACACCCACAGGAAAGCAGAAGGAGCAATTCGATCAGATAGGACACCTGCCAGGGCAGGAACCAACACACCGCCTATTATTTCAGCGATGCCCGTCGTTAAACCAATAGCTTTGGTCTTTAAATGGTCGGGGACGGCTTCAGAGGGAACTACCGCGGCCACCAATGGTATGGTTCCCATCATAAAATAAGTAAAAAACATGGCGGGTAAATGCAGCCCTGAACCATTCAGGTAATAAACGGCAAACGGAAACAAAATACCTGCCCCAATGGCAACAAGCAAGGCGGGTTTGCGACCATATTTATCCGAAAATGCAGGTACAATGATGGAAGACAAAAGCCCCGAAACGCCAAGCAATCCCATCGTTTTCCCCATTTGGTCACCGCTCATTCCTTGTGTATCCATAAAATATTTGGAGATGAAGGGCAAGAAGGAAAACCACCATCCAAATACACAACAGGCGGCGGGAATCCCCCATTTGATATTGTGGTAATGAAACAGCTCCTTGAAGTTGAGGGCGGAGCTTGCCTGCACACCTTTTCGCTCAGCCGTCGAGGGTTTGATGTAGAACCAGGCGATCAAGCCCAGGAGCAAACCCGGCGCCCCCGCTATGTAAAAAGCGCTGCGCCATCCAATATTTTCGGCAATTTGCACTAAAATGACGGGTGCCAGAATGGAGCCAAACAAGGCAGAGCCAACCGCCTGCAAGATGCCCACATTCAGGCCTAGTCGGCTTGGCGTCGACTCGCGCTCCACGAAGGTTTGTGCCAGGGGAATGACCGGCCCCTCGGCAAATCCCATGACCACCCGGGCAATCAATAAGGACGCAAACGAAATCGCCAAGCCCGACCCAAAGGAGCATATCGAAAATAGGAATACAGCAAGAATGAAGGTTAATTTGTTTTTGTTCCGGCTTTCCGCCCAGGCAGTTGTAAAATAACTCGAAAAGGCCCAGGCCAAGGACAAGCCACCTGCCAAGGCGCCAATTTGGGTATTATTCAGGTGCAGGTCTTTTGCCACATAGGGTATCAAAAAATTGAGCGCCAGGCGGTCAAAAAACAAACAGCCAAAGGTGAAGGCCATCAAAAGCACGATGCCGTTTTCGTAGGAGAATAGTCCTTTTTTCATTTACTTAGGTGTATGCTTTGTCAAAAACGATACAGTCGAATCTTAAGGACGGTTATTTGGTCACCTGGCAGACTTACTTTTTGTTCATCCCCATTCCAACGTTTGACAGGAATAAATTGATCGTTTTCGAAATGCCCTTCATCAATTGATAAGAAGCCTAAATGCTGGAACGGAATACCCTCCTTTAAGTCAAAATGGAATTTAACTCCGTAACCTACCACATAAAATTCATCAGGCGCCAGTTGAATAACCATCGCAGAACCTATGTCTTCTGGTATTGGGCCAAAAGGTCCGGCAGGTAGAGCCTTAGGTACATTCGCTTCATTTCCTGCGGGGGGTGGTCCAAAAGACATTCTGGCTTTACCTGCCTGCTCTAAGGATTTGCCAAAATCTATGCTAAAACCTCGCTCACGAGAACTGGAAGCTGTTAATTTGTAATCACCGAGGCTAAGTTCCTGTGTCTCCTGGACGGGATTCAGGTATACGCCTTTCATTTTATCGGTACCATAATGCTGTGTGATGAGCCCCATCATGCTGGAAATGGCCTTATATGTGCTTTTCAGCAAATGTAATTGGCCGATATTCTCTGGGCTTTTCATTTGCGCTCCATTAATACCAAATGGTCCAAAGCCCAAAGCATTATAGGCTGAAATGGAATAAATTGCACCCGCCGCCAGTAATCGGCTTTCTGGGATAAAAAGGATGTTCCCACCAAATGTGTATTCCCTAAAAAGCTTATCATAGTCTAAAGTGTAGGCATTAGGCGCATAAAAATCTAATGCATTTCCACCAGCCCGGTAAGCATCCAAGACATGAGGGTTTACCGTTGCATGGGGGTAAAATCCATTTGGATTATATAGCCATCCATTACAGAAGGCAGGTAAATCCAATATTTCCCTGCCTTTTTGTGCAATATAATTGATGTATTTGGAATAGTGATAGGCCATAAACAGCTCTTCGGTGTAATGCTTATACTCCCCTTCGCCGGTACTTTTGCCTAAAACTTCCTCCCAGGTCCCGTTGGTCTTATAGCCTTGGCCGGACCAGGCTTTTTCCAACGCAGGAAATAATTTCCCATTGCGAGCTTTCAGATAGTTGAGCATATCATCAGGCATTTTACTGGCCCATGCCTTAAGGGCTGCAGGAGAATAATCGCGGTAATTTTCAAAACAGCCAGGCTCATTTTCCACCTGCATCATGATCACCGTATGATCCACATCTACTTCCTTGAGGTGCTTCATCAAAGCCACATAGGCATTGGCATCTGCATTTCGGTTTTCTTCGTAAAATGGCGACAATATTTCCAGGGTTTTACCATTCTCCAAAGTGTACCTTTTGAATCTTTCCGGATTAGTTTTCACCCATTCTGGGGCATAGGTCGAAGCTGTACTTTTCCAACTTCCGAACCAGACCAGTATGATCTTCAACTGCGCTTTACGCGCACCTTCTAACATGGCATCAATCAACTCAAAATTATATTTCCCCTCTTCCGGTTCCACCATCTCCCAATAGGCGTAGGCGAGTACTGTGTTGAGGTTCAGCGCTTTCATTTCCTGCCATACCTTGCTCATCTCAGCCACGTCAGAGCAAGTGGAGTTGTGCAGTTCTCCTCCCAGGACAATGAAGGGTTTGCCATCCACCATTAGTTTTGTCGAATGATCGGATAGCTCTAAATAGGGAAGTTGACCATAAATGATGGATGAACCAAGGGTTAGAAAAAAGACTATAAAAAGGCTTGATTTAAGCTGCATGATTTTTTCACTTTATGTTAAAAATAAAGAGGAGAAAGCAAGTTATTGATTTAAAAAAAAGCACTATTTCCAAAATAATGTTTTACTAAAATTAAATCATACAAAATTATCACGCAGTATATAGAATGCATATGCAATACAAATCAAGAACTGTGCAGTTTCAATCCATTTTGTATCTCTTTTGGGGTAAAGGTTGGTTAGCTTCGTTTTATTTTACTCAGAATAGTGGTTGAAACAGGTCAATTTTCTTCAATAATCTTCCGGCCTCATGCTACAACTGCTTATACTCTTTTGGGGTCATTCCCGTCTTTAATTTAAAAAACCGGCTAAAGTCACTATGGTTTTTTTGAGAAAGTTGATAAGCAATCTCATTGATCTGAAGATCTGTCTGTTTCAGGAGCACTTTGGCTTCCAGCACCACCATATCGTTTAGCAAATCTTGGGCGGATATTCCGATTACTTTTTTGACACATTTATTCAAGTGATTGGGTGAAATGTTGAGTAGTTCGGCATATTCGGCTACTTTTTGTTTTTCATAAATATGGCGGGCGAGGGCATCTTTGTAATTTTCGGTAATCAATAAGGCTGTACTTTTTTTGGCAGGCTTAGCTGGGGTGAAAAAACGATTCACTTCCGTAAAAAGCGTAAGTAAGTAAACAGCTACCAGGTCAAATTTTTCTATAGTTTCCTTTTGGTACTCCACTTCCAGCCGATGGAGAATATTTAAAACAAAGAATTTTGTCGTTTCATCAATGGTAATGATCGGATGACCAATAAATTGAAGAAAAGGAAAGTCCCGAAGCAAATTATGCTGTGGAAGCGCATTGGTGAAAAGGTCAAAATTAAAATGGCAATAAAAACCTTTCGTATCCTCACTCATGAATTCGTGATGGGTAATCTGATAAGCAGGTAGAAAAAAGAAAGTGTTTTCGCCAATATCATGAGGTGTTAAGGCCTTACTACGACGAGTCTTGCCTTCGACTAGAAACAGAAAATCATACACAGGTTTGCGATGCGGTGGCAAAGGGAACTGTATTTTGTCCCGGTAATCTTCCAGCCTATTGATATGGAAAAGCTGGTGAAAAGGGGCAAAAGAAGGTTGTTTTTGTACCCTCCCGAAATGGTGGTGACTCATTACGCTGAATTCCCAAACGGGTATGGAGCTCGGTTTCGACATTAAAATAGCAATAGGTCTATAATCTGTGTAATGGTGAATCAATAAGTCAGTCCAAAACCAAAAGGGAACAACGTATCCTCCTTCGCATATCCCGGCGCATCTGGATCTTGGTCAACAATGGCCTTGGCCTTGTTCGCTAGGGCAAAAGGAAGCTTTCCAGTAGGTTTAAATCGTCCCGTCAGAATATCCATCACAGCAGCATCACTTACGCCAAAGGTAGCTAAAATAACCCCCGCATCAAGGAATCCACAATTTTCGTCTATGACATACGGCTGCCGGAAATCTATGGATAAAACCGTTTTCTCAGCCCCTACCGTTTTCATGATGTTTTGGATGTCGCTTAAGGAGGGACTTATGTTCCAGGACTTTGCCTTAGCCATGTCTGAGAAAGCCAGAAAATCCAATTCTTTTGGATCGGCTCCTCCAAATCTACGGCCACCCTCCCTACTATTTGATACATTAACCCTAATGATAGCGTAATCGATATCGTCACTTATGGTCGGCAGCATTTCGCCTTTGCTGGCATCATAATCACCGGAAATTGCTTTAACACCAGCCCAAGTCCGATCGTTAAACAAATCGGTATCGATCCCCATTGTAAATACATTTAGGGTGTCTTTCGCTTTTGGCAGGGCTATTGGCAGGTTCATTTTGTTTTGGAGCAAGACAATGGATTTTCTCTGCGCAAGGTCTGCCTTTCTTTGAAAAGAAGGATTGCCAACGATGTAGGCCGCCCGATTCGGATCAACATATGGATTTTCAAATAAGCCAAGTTCAAATTGTTCCTTTAATAACCTTTTGACCGACAGATCGACCCTACTTTCCGGAAGTTTTCCAGATTTAACCAAGTCTAGTATTTGTTTGTTATTATTAAAACCAGAAAGCACATCTGTTCCCGCATCAATAGCGATGAGAATTTGTTCATCAACGCTCTTGTCTTCCAAACCCCAGGCTCTATCTCCAATAATGCCGGTATCAGAATTGACATAGCCTTTAAAGTCAAGTTTTTTCCTCAATAAATCGGTAATAATCCCTTTGGAAAAAGCCATACCGACATTATTTGGCAGGTAGGGCTGACCTACAGGAATGCCATAATAAGCCATAATGGAGGAGGCGCCGGCATTGATGGCAGCTTTAAAGGGTGCAAGGTGATAATCGAATTTATTGGCGGGATAAACCTGGTTTTTACCGAAATCATAATGTGGATCGCCACCACCTTCCTGCGGCCCACCCCCCGGAAAATGCTTAATGGTCAGGGCAACGCTTTTTGAATTCAATGATTCTCCTTGCAAGTTTTTGACAAGAACCGAGATAATATTGGAAGCCAAATCGCTGTCTTCTGTAAAGGTTTCATGGATTCTATACCAACGTGGCTCGGTTGATAAATCAGCCATGTATCCGTACATTCCTCGCAATCCAATTGCGGTCCATTCCTCGGCCATTATTTTAGCAAAGTCAGCAATTAATTCCATATCCCTTGTCGCTGCCAATCCATTTTCTTTGGGCCAGGATGAAAATGAGCCGGACTCCACATTAATCCCTGCACGCGCATCAAAATCCATGTGGTTTCTAGCGTTAGACTTAAATAATCCCGGTATGCCAAGGCGTGTGCTTTCGGCGAGTTCCTGGGCTGCATTCAAAAATTGAGCGGCTTCAAAAGGAGTGATTTGAGTACCAGCAAACGGATTTCCAGATACGGATGGAGTGGGATTATCCTTCAATACATTTCTGAAAATAAACCGGGTCATCTTTTCATCTTCTATAAAATTGACCGCTTGATCGGTCAGTCGCCCCTTTTCTCCCGCGTTAAGGGTATTGATTAGCAGCATGCCCACCTTTTCCTCCAAGGTCATCTGAGTGATCAGGTCCTCAATGCGTTTGTCTACGGGCTGGCGCCAATCTTCATATAGGTCGAGTTGTTTATTCTTATTGAGGTCCTTAAACGTCAACTGGCCATCATGCAGCAGTTCTACCGCACGCGCTTCAATAGGCGGCTGAAAGAGATAGGTTCCTTGTGCCAAAATACTGCTGACTTGTAACAACGATAGGAATACGATGAAGATGTGGTAGATACGATTCATGTTTTTTTATTTAACAACATTTAAGTATTTGTTAATCACTGCGTGTATTAAACAGTGTGGATACTAATTCAAAGAGGAATGTTTCTGAGGATTCCATAGTCGATAGTCGATAGCGACCTTCGACCTTCAACCCTAAACCACCAACCTTCAACTATTCAAAGATAGCCACTGCTCTGGTCCAGCCACCGCTCCCCCCCTTTATCTTGGCGGGAAAGCAGGCCACTTTAAAACCAAAAGGTGGCAATTGATCAAGGTTGGCCATTTTTTCAATCTGGCAATATTCCTTTTCAATGCCGACATAATGGGCCTGCCAGATCACACCTGGGCGCGGGTTGGCCCGGTAGTCGGCAGCCTGAATGTGTAGTGGAATATCCCAGCCCCAGCCATCGGTGCCCATCACTTTGATTCCCTGGTCGATCAGCCAGTGGGTGGCAGCGGCGGAAGCACCTACGTGAATTTTGACAAAATCTTCATCGTGAATGCGTTTATCCGCATCGCAACGGATCAGGACGATATCATAAGGTTTTAAGGTGTAGTTGATGGCTGCCAGTTTTTCTTTCAAATCTTCTGGCTCAAACATATAGCCATCGGGCTTATCGGTAAAATCCAAGACAACGCCATCATGGAAAAACCAATCCAGTGGCATTTCATCAATGGTTCTGGATGGCTTGCCAGCGCAGGTTGGAAAATAATGATAGGGGGCATCTACATGGGTGCCACAATGGCTGGTGACGGTCAGAAACTCACCTGCCGGGCCATTGCCATCAATAAAAACATCGGTCAGGCCTTCAAAAAGTTTGCCACCCATTTTTTGAGCGCCTTCTTTATGGTCTTCGTAGACAATTTTGGTAGGCAGCGGCTCTTTTATCTCTTCAGAAATGGTAACGGAGAGGTCTATGATTTTCACAATTTATATTTTATGGGTTTTCAAATACTGGACTTTTGACATTTGTTAATTTGAAGGCGGAAAGCGGAAAGACTCAGGAGCACAATT containing:
- a CDS encoding carboxylesterase family protein, producing MRKFNFRFSLFMFACLTMQVLSAQPLKTGINVAVANTESGKVRGYIHHDIYTYKGIPYAEAKRFEMPQKPKPWEGVRSSLSYGPVAPLMDPTISVFDESEFVFHHDWGYTNEDCLRINIWSPGINDGKKRPVMFWIHGGGFTAGSSQELPSYDGENLAKKGDVVVVSINHRLNILGFLDLSAYGEKYKNSANLSIIDIKAALEWVKNNIENFGGDPNNVTIFGQSGGGAKVNTLMAMPSAKGLFHKAINQSGSFRMDMLEKTETQAIATEVLKELKIDAKDVDKLQDIPFSDLSAAGKKALKTIADKMAAEGKPVTGFGLSWGPSRDGVILPYQLFSNEAFEMSKDIPLLIGTVKNEFGSMFTGMSDKTAEEINAYIQKQHGEKAEAYIKAVKKAYPNDTKPTDLIDVDVLFRPGAVVQANTKSALAGGAPVFMYLFDWQSPVLDGKYKAMHCMELPFVFNNIARCEEMTGGTKEAYVLAGKVSQAWINFARSGNPNHKDLPKWAAYHSSNTATMHFDNKCEVKPQMDKELFDLVVPK
- a CDS encoding GDSL-type esterase/lipase family protein, with product MKRKLWFCILGWVSFFSFCSAQQVIQLYDGKAPGSEHWTWSEQISTKNIFNTEVVYNVVQPTLTAFLPPYHLATGTAVIVAPGGAFHTLSINNEGIEVAKWLNSKGIAAFVLKYRVAHSLTDDPVQELMGKMGDFKKLDEENAPIVPLAMADGLAAVKYVRDHAKTFEVDPGKIGFMGFSAGGTLTMSVVYNGTDENRPNFVAPIYAYEPAIIGATLPSEKTPIFVAVAGDDQLGMVPYSINIYKKWFDAGHPAELHIYQKGGHGFGMRKQNLPTDSWHDRFWEWLKLHGYNKKLYPSKYEKLYGEEAIERGESMEGERFRKDFASLERYKAANRLVAPPRPEEKRVVFIGNSITEGWARVDSAFFIQHNYIGRGISAQTSPQILLRFQQDVVALQPQAVVIHIGTNDIAENTGPYDPSFTMGNIRSMVDIARANSIKVILGSVLPATKFEWRRALGDRSAMIVELNQRIKAFADQQQIPYIDYHSALKNEQNGMNPDIAEDGVHPTLKAYKIMGKLAKQAIDSIWKN
- a CDS encoding MFS transporter, giving the protein MKKGLFSYENGIVLLMAFTFGCLFFDRLALNFLIPYVAKDLHLNNTQIGALAGGLSLAWAFSSYFTTAWAESRNKNKLTFILAVFLFSICSFGSGLAISFASLLIARVVMGFAEGPVIPLAQTFVERESTPSRLGLNVGILQAVGSALFGSILAPVILVQIAENIGWRSAFYIAGAPGLLLGLIAWFYIKPSTAERKGVQASSALNFKELFHYHNIKWGIPAACCVFGWWFSFLPFISKYFMDTQGMSGDQMGKTMGLLGVSGLLSSIIVPAFSDKYGRKPALLVAIGAGILFPFAVYYLNGSGLHLPAMFFTYFMMGTIPLVAAVVPSEAVPDHLKTKAIGLTTGIAEIIGGVLVPALAGVLSDRIAPSAFLWVSAVLGVLALLFVLKLRESRA
- a CDS encoding DUF5597 domain-containing protein, whose amino-acid sequence is MQLKSSLFIVFFLTLGSSIIYGQLPYLELSDHSTKLMVDGKPFIVLGGELHNSTCSDVAEMSKVWQEMKALNLNTVLAYAYWEMVEPEEGKYNFELIDAMLEGARKAQLKIILVWFGSWKSTASTYAPEWVKTNPERFKRYTLENGKTLEILSPFYEENRNADANAYVALMKHLKEVDVDHTVIMMQVENEPGCFENYRDYSPAALKAWASKMPDDMLNYLKARNGKLFPALEKAWSGQGYKTNGTWEEVLGKSTGEGEYKHYTEELFMAYHYSKYINYIAQKGREILDLPAFCNGWLYNPNGFYPHATVNPHVLDAYRAGGNALDFYAPNAYTLDYDKLFREYTFGGNILFIPESRLLAAGAIYSISAYNALGFGPFGINGAQMKSPENIGQLHLLKSTYKAISSMMGLITQHYGTDKMKGVYLNPVQETQELSLGDYKLTASSSRERGFSIDFGKSLEQAGKARMSFGPPPAGNEANVPKALPAGPFGPIPEDIGSAMVIQLAPDEFYVVGYGVKFHFDLKEGIPFQHLGFLSIDEGHFENDQFIPVKRWNGDEQKVSLPGDQITVLKIRLYRF
- a CDS encoding helix-turn-helix transcriptional regulator: MSKPSSIPVWEFSVMSHHHFGRVQKQPSFAPFHQLFHINRLEDYRDKIQFPLPPHRKPVYDFLFLVEGKTRRSKALTPHDIGENTFFFLPAYQITHHEFMSEDTKGFYCHFNFDLFTNALPQHNLLRDFPFLQFIGHPIITIDETTKFFVLNILHRLEVEYQKETIEKFDLVAVYLLTLFTEVNRFFTPAKPAKKSTALLITENYKDALARHIYEKQKVAEYAELLNISPNHLNKCVKKVIGISAQDLLNDMVVLEAKVLLKQTDLQINEIAYQLSQKNHSDFSRFFKLKTGMTPKEYKQL
- a CDS encoding glycoside hydrolase family 3 N-terminal domain-containing protein, producing MNRIYHIFIVFLSLLQVSSILAQGTYLFQPPIEARAVELLHDGQLTFKDLNKNKQLDLYEDWRQPVDKRIEDLITQMTLEEKVGMLLINTLNAGEKGRLTDQAVNFIEDEKMTRFIFRNVLKDNPTPSVSGNPFAGTQITPFEAAQFLNAAQELAESTRLGIPGLFKSNARNHMDFDARAGINVESGSFSSWPKENGLAATRDMELIADFAKIMAEEWTAIGLRGMYGYMADLSTEPRWYRIHETFTEDSDLASNIISVLVKNLQGESLNSKSVALTIKHFPGGGPQEGGGDPHYDFGKNQVYPANKFDYHLAPFKAAINAGASSIMAYYGIPVGQPYLPNNVGMAFSKGIITDLLRKKLDFKGYVNSDTGIIGDRAWGLEDKSVDEQILIAIDAGTDVLSGFNNNKQILDLVKSGKLPESRVDLSVKRLLKEQFELGLFENPYVDPNRAAYIVGNPSFQRKADLAQRKSIVLLQNKMNLPIALPKAKDTLNVFTMGIDTDLFNDRTWAGVKAISGDYDASKGEMLPTISDDIDYAIIRVNVSNSREGGRRFGGADPKELDFLAFSDMAKAKSWNISPSLSDIQNIMKTVGAEKTVLSIDFRQPYVIDENCGFLDAGVILATFGVSDAAVMDILTGRFKPTGKLPFALANKAKAIVDQDPDAPGYAKEDTLFPFGFGLTY
- a CDS encoding cyclase family protein, with the protein product MKIIDLSVTISEEIKEPLPTKIVYEDHKEGAQKMGGKLFEGLTDVFIDGNGPAGEFLTVTSHCGTHVDAPYHYFPTCAGKPSRTIDEMPLDWFFHDGVVLDFTDKPDGYMFEPEDLKEKLAAINYTLKPYDIVLIRCDADKRIHDEDFVKIHVGASAAATHWLIDQGIKVMGTDGWGWDIPLHIQAADYRANPRPGVIWQAHYVGIEKEYCQIEKMANLDQLPPFGFKVACFPAKIKGGSGGWTRAVAIFE